The following nucleotide sequence is from Apium graveolens cultivar Ventura chromosome 4, ASM990537v1, whole genome shotgun sequence.
ACCACCTTGCTGCATATATTTGAGCAATTGGTCAGTCTTTTATTGCCTTTGCATCTTTAACATTCTTTTGGTTTGCTTTTGCAATAAAAAAGGTATAAATTCTATTTTCTTTATAGGTGCGCAAGGTTGAATACGAGAAACAAATAGAGGCATGGACATATTGGGGTCATTATATTGTGAGTATTGCTTTATTAAAACCTTGTATTTTTTCATGagcaatgaatattattagtattaatcattttttaataACCTTTTGTCACTTTATATGTGCAGGGTTGGAATAAAAGGTTAGTACGAGGAAGCACCTTACATTGAGAATAAAATActtttttctaataaatttttTGTTCTATAATTTATTTCCTTAATAGGTTTGTGTTCTTGTAATTAGATCAATTATAGTAGTCTTTATATTATGTTAAATccattattatcttatttattattgttataataGCTAATTTGAATATTATTGAGTGGGTTACATGCTCATGAAAAGTTCTTTAGTTCAATGTTTGTTCAactattttatgttcatatttttTCTAATAGCTTGCTTTTTAAGCATGTTAGCCTCCTCCTAGAACATTGTTAAAAACTTTCAAACTCACAGGTACGATGAATGGATATTAGATGCTCAACTCCTCAAGAAATTTAGTGAAGAATGTTCTCAAAAGCACTTGGGGAAGCGTGGTAGATCAGCTATGGTATATTTATATGCACAAATATTTTGTATTTGTTTCAACCTCGCCttcttttaattaatattaataccTATGTTATGGTGACATGCAACAAGAGGTGGTTCCAAGATACACCTTGAGGTGGTATGCAAATAATAATTGTCATATTCTTAGTAAGATAAAAGTGAAGGTTCTTGAGTTATAATCCAATTTTTGAGAAAGACCGAAATGAACTCCAAGAATGCAAAGTATTTTTGCCATTGGAGGTTCAAACAATGATAAAAGACTAACACTTTGATTACAAGAGGTTGATGGTTTCAAGTTAATTATGCTCTCAATTGTTATTTAAAACTGACAAGTGCATATTTTCATGATGTTGTTAATGCTGTGATAATATCTAGTGATATTTTTATTGTTAGATCACCAATGTCACTCAATTTTTGTGCTATCCATTATATCTTGTGCCTTATTTTATATTAATAGTAATTATTATCTTTTAGATCTTGGATAGACTCATATTTTAATTGTTTCTTACATTTTATTTTTCAGTCAGTTAAATGCTATTTCAATTTTTGTTATTTATCAGGAGGATCCTTTAATAATGGAGGAAAATAAGTTGAGTATTGAAATACCACAGGCACTCAAGACTCAACTTTTGAATGATAGAGAATATGTAACAAATTCATCAAAGGTACTCGAATTTCTGTTTTACTAAATTAAACTCTTCACCTCGTTTTATATAATCTTCACTGTACAAGTTTCTAACCAGGTACACATCATATATTTAGCTCTAAGTCCATCCTATAATCTTAAATGAAACTATCTTATATTTTCAGTTAGTTGATATATTTTTTAAGCAAAGGTGTGGAGCAGGGGGAGTTTAGAATCAAACTCATCATCTACATTTCTTGTAAACCTCTTCTGGCACTAACTCGATTGGGAATTCTTTGATCCTAATATAATGTTAATTTAACTTTTTCGAAATTTTTCAGTGATATGAATTAGCTCCCTTGAACTGCCCTTGATATTATACCTTCATAGTTAGTGTACCGTATGTGATCTATGTATCCTTCATACTTATATCCTTGCCTGGTGACTTACAGCTTGTTGGGCTCCCGCGTTCTCCCAGCGTCGATGGCATTTTGAAGATGTTCAATGAGTTCAGGGTGAATGAAGATGAGGAGTAAGTTTCTTATTTATAATTGATGTTAGTATTGAATTATTTGAGAATATGTGTGCTTAGGCTTAAATCCTACAATGTATTCTACAACAGTTTGTTCTTTATATGTAGGTCAACATCAAAAAGAAATAACTGACTTTTACTTtcagtgatataataaaaaaatatttgatgTCACTAACTTTTGTTGTTTTATTTTGTAATATTTCTTTATATATAGTTCCACGGCCTAGGTGTTTCTGTTGATCTAGAAGTCATCTAACTTCTGACATGCTTTGCTTTGGGGTTAAAGGTTAAGAGAGACAATTCCAGAAATCTTAAAAGGTTTGTGCAATTACTTCAACAAAGCGTTGTCCACAAAGCTTCTCTACAAAACTGAGCTCCAGCAATATGACGAAGTGCGTGCAAAGAATATCCAGCCTTCAACCATATATGGAGCTGAACATTTTTTGCGTCTTTTTGGTAAGCTAGACAATTCTTAGAGAGCTATTTAGATTATTTTAAATGAAGTTTCATGGTATTTTCTTTTCTATACATgctatttttttttaatttaatatggTGGCTAGGTACTATAATTGCTTGCAGAGACTTTGAAAGCATCAGTTTAAATAGTATGAAACTATTTCATTTCAAGACCTATCATGCTACTAGACTTTTTGGCTATATATAAATGACAAGAGTTTCAGACATAGACAAGTTTGCCTGTACCTCAAATCAAGGCTTTTATGATGGGGAATTCTTTAATGTTAATTGATCATCTATTTCAATTACAGTTAAGTTGCCAAGGTTCTTGCGTGCTGCTAACATTGACGAGGAATCACTGCTGAAACTTCAACAAGAGATAATTGAATTGCTGAAGTATGTCTCTTTCTTTTGATTAACTGCATTGCAGAAGATTTCAGTTTTTACTAATTCTACCAACAAAGGCTGCCGTCCTACAGTTTTATATTAACTTTCTTCAGTCTATGGTCCTATAATTTCTTTTTATTCCAAAATAATGAGAGCATGTTGGCTTTGTTCCTCAATTTGCTTTGCTGAGCCAATACTAATAAACAACACTAACCATATTGTGTGCAGGTTTTTGGAGGCCAATCAGAGTACATTTTTCCTTTCTAGCTACTCACAAGAACCATGAAAATTTGGATATATACCTAGATGAAATAAGAAATATTCAACTAAGATGCTTTTATTTTACTTACCTAATATTGAACTAAGATGCAGTTACCATATGCTGAACACTTTTATTTTAATTACCAAATATTGAACTAAGATGCTTGCTGTTTTTTAGCTATATAGCTGGCAGGAGCATGTGTTGTTTGTCATTGGCTTGTTATGTGTTAGTAGTTTATTTAATCAGCAATTTGGTGTTACTAGTTTATTTAAGCACCAATAGCATGATGTAATTGGCAGTTAAGTTATTTATTAGTGTGTTTTTTTAAgatgataataatatttagtgGTTGTTAAGGAAAAAAATAATCATATAAGCTAAGGCTGATAGTATATATTTGTTCTTAGGAAAAAAATACACCATTGAACATATACCTTAACCCTCTTTTACTTAATATGATAATAATATTTCGTGATTGTTAGCAAAAAAAAATTTAATCATATCCTAAGGCCGAGGTTATTGTTCTTTCTAATGAATTTTTTAGAAGTTCTTTTGTTAAAAAAGGTAATTAAAAATAAGTATAAAAAATTGTCTAAAATACCTACattttaaacttatttaaaaagTATATTAGttaaaaatttattttcaaaataatatttttggaaaaaaaaaAGGATAAATCCGACCACATAAAAGCACCGCACGAAAATTCGGCAAATTAAACCGACCGACCGCGTAATCGTCGGTTATTACTGTATGAATCGACAAAATCATACCGTTTTTGATGACGTGGCAACATTAAAATCGAGCACAGAGATGTGGTCGATTATATTGCTGAAATGGCACGAATCACACTGACCCTCGATCATGGTTGATTATGAgtttaccagaaaaatattaaaaagtgattttatttagAAATATTTGTACATTTTTACCATGGAACAACATAGTTTTGTACGAAAGTCATAACTCAAGGATAGCCGGTTTTAAGCTCTCATATCTCCAAATGAGTAGAAAttgaaaaaagaaaagaatagaaaGAATTGAGAACGAGAAGTGATACAAACATATAATGTAaatcttttctttttttttatttttattaaatttgtGTTTGTATGTGTGGGTGTGTATTACttgtttatgtgttatatgtatTAAATATGTGTGTATTTACATTAAATGCATATTTTTTCATGAAATACTTGTCAAATTACttgtttatatttataaaatgttTGTATGTAGATGACAAACATTGATCGAAGTTCGTTAACTCCCATATAGAGAAGTGGTgtagattttttttttaaatttacaaGAAAAAATGGAAAGAAATAAGATGGTAGAATGAAATGTCCTTGTAAATATTGTAAGAATTTGTATTGGTTAGATATTGAGGATTTTAGATTTTATTTGTTCGCTAAAGGGACACTTGAGGGTTACATCATATGGATGTCGATCATCGAAAAAGTGGGAAGGAAACGTTGTCGAACATCACATCATCATTATTATATATCGGAACCTCTTAGGGTAGAACAACTAGTAGATTTGAATGCGATGTTGAACGATTTTTCCAGAAGAAATCGTGAATTTTATGATACCCTGGATCGGGGAACTAGTAATGTAGAAGAAGATGGAAATGATATTACCAAAAATTTGTATAAAGTGATTGTTGAAAATGGAGAACCTATTTATCCCGGTAATACAAAGTATACAAGAATAAGCTTTACTATGAATTTTCCAAATTCAAAAATAACTCACAGTATAGTAATATAGCTTTTGATAGTTTGCTTAACCTTTTCACGGATGTGTTACCAAAAAAACACACGTTTCCTCAAACTTATTTTATAATGAAAAAGATTATAAAGGGTTTGAGGGTTTaatattgaaaattatatttATGTCAGCACgattgtatgttattttatggaGATGAGAAGGATAAATTTGTGTGTGATATATGTGGTCAAGATCGTAATCGAGATGTTTCGAGAAAAGTTGGTAAGAAAATACTAAAAATTCTTAAGACATTTTCCTTTTGTTTCCTCGACTACAACGTATGTATATGTCATCGGATACATCCGATCATAGGAGAAGGTATAAGAATCGTGATATGAAAGATAAAGAAATCAGTCATCCTGCAGATGGAGAAGAGTGGAATCATTTTGACCGTTGATATCCATCATTTGCTCAAGAGATTCGCAATATAAGGTTTGGCCTTGCGACCGATGGTTTCAATCCTTTTGACCCTACCGGAAAAAAACATAAAAAGTGTGTGGCCCTTGACTGTAGTTGCTTATAATCTTCCACCATCGACGTGTATGAAAAGGCCTTATATATTTATGACCGATATATTGCTGATTCTGAATAGCATTGGTAAAGATATTAATATTTGTCTAAGGCCTCTCATTGCCTCATTTATGGATCGATGAAAATGACAAGTCACCTAGCGCACCTTATTCTTTCACTAGAAAATAACTTAAACTTTTGTGTCAATGGATAAGTTCTTTGAAACTTCTAGATAGCTAGTCTTCAAATATATCTCGTTGTTACAATAATGAGAAGTGTATATTTAATGAATTTAAATCACGTGAttgttatatttttttaaaaaacttatTATCTCTTGTAATTCGTGAACTTCTACCGACACCTATTGTGGATGCCATCACGGTAATTTCAAAAACAAAAATCAATATTTGTGGTCATAGGTGGTTACAAAAAATGATTTGAAACTAATGGAAAAAATCTGTTCTTAAAGCATTGTGCTTGTTAGAAACAAATTTTCCTAAAAGTTGGTTTGATTTGATGGAACACTTGATTATACATTTAGTGGAAGAAATTAGACTTGATGGACCTACTAATTGGTATTGGATATATTAGATTGAGCGTTTTTTCGGGAAACTTAAACAAAAAGTCAGTAATAAAGCAAGAGTTGAGGGTTCAATTATCGAACGTTATACGGAAGAGGATATTCTTGATATTTGTTCTCTTTTTCTTTACCTCTGATTCGGAGATTACTTTGCATCGTAATGACGTTTTGTTTGACGTACAAAATTCCGATAAATTAAAAGTTTTCAAAGAATACGTTCTTCTAAAATCTCCTGAAGTTCAACCTTACCTAAAGTACGAAGATCTTACCATAAGAATTTAAAAGGACTATGAATGAGCTTAAAAAAAGAACCAAGAAAATGGAAAGGGAGACCGGGGTGTCCAGGTTGTTGTTAAAGCCATCATATTGGTCCCTTTTATTTTTGAAAGATCTGTTGAACAATTGGGAAACCAATGAGGGACATTCACATTTGTCATCCTCGGAGCCGCTAATCGTCAACTCTTAAAAAGGTTGCATAGTGCTGATGCCCGGTCATTCAATACCATATGGGAGTTATCTTATTTAAACATCTACGCACACACTCAAGTTTTTATTACCAAACTATATATGCtaatataattaatttattgATATTAAGGAAATTATAAAGCAAAACAAGAAGAAATCAACCAAACTTGAGGTGTGGGATAAATGTCATAAGAGAGTCGGCTCTGATCCATAAAATCTCATCTACACTACTCTGCATGCCATGCACATTGCGGTAGTTATTCAAATAGTTTTAGTGTACATGCTTGCTTGTTTATATTATAAGTACTACAATTTTCTTTTGTTATAATTTCACTTGAAAACTGTGCAGGAACGCTATGTCTCTATACTTGAGTGGATGCACTTGGATATTACTCAAACAAGTATGAGGGATGACCTATAGGATCAGTGGATGGAAGCAACGGGGTTCCTCGAAGGTGAAAATGCTCTAGCCACTGACCTCATTCCTACACAACTACACGCTATAGAGATTCCACCAGAGGCGAAGCCGACTCATTCTCATCCGCGCCAATCCACATCGATTCGCTCATGAGATATTCGATGAGGAAATACCCACATTTGCACGCACCGCCCTCTTCTAACCCAAGTCAGAGGCTGCAATGGAATAATCTCATTGGTAGTGAGGTTGTTCACATTGTCGGAACATTAATTGAAGATATTGTCGAAAAACCTAAAACGCAGGTTCAACAGGTATATTgtaaatttaattttattcctGCTTTTAAATTGgattatacaggtttatatatttatataggaACAACTTTATTTGGAGGTTTAAAATGATTATACCACCGAGGATGAGGCTTCGAACAATGAGGATGGTCACGGTGGTAATTATAGTGGTGGTTGTGCTGATGTTGGTGATGGTGGCCAAAATAATGATGGTGGATCATCTTCTTCTGTTTCTTTGTCGGATTAATTATAAAGTTCTATGAactttaattaatttaaaaattggAACTTCTGTTGTAAGTTAAGACAATTTTGATGCACCAGTTTGTTGGATGTCCGGTTATATCATCCTTAAAATTGGTATTATCTCGGTTTGTAATGAAATTTAACTTTTTTCTCGCTTAATATTTATCATGTATGTTTGTGAATATTTAGTTTTATTGGTTGAATGTTTTTTAGGTTGTTTGTGTACTTGAATTGCATTGTTGGTTTTGAAATTGTATTATTGGTTTTGGAAATCCATTTTTGGTTTTGGAATGGCACTGCAGGAACTGCAGAAAACCATTGTTTTTTTTGTCTAAAAACCCAAAAAAGCGACCGACCTAAGACATAACCGACCAAATTTTACCATAAATATGCAGTAAAAACCGACTACCAGAATACATAAATGACTGTATTAAAGAGTAAAACCGACCGTATCCTTAAATGTTTATCGGTTAAGGTTGGTCGGTTAAGGTTGGTCGGTTATTGACATGTATAGCCACATGTACAGAAAAGACCCCACTTTCTATATATTGAGGTGGGACATAACTGACCGAGGTTAAAAGGGTTCAACAGGACCAAATGTTATAACTGACTAGGCTTAAATCGACCATATAAATTTGACATTTTTAGCTTTTTAACCGACCAATTCTTGATAAAACCACAATATTGATGCAAAAGGTTTGATAGAAGGTTTTGAAAAACAACATAAAGGAAGGCTATAATATGGAATGTTTAGGTTTTTGAATTGTACTAAAAGTTTGCATTTTTGTAGTTTGTTAAATTATGATAGTGATGTAGTGGCTCATAATAGTCAAATTAAAAATTTGGTCACGAATATTAATGTTGATTATGTGAATATTAAGGGGGATATTGGTAGCTGATGAAAATAGCGTAGTCTAAAGCATACCTAAAGGTAGATCATGATAATAGGATAGTTTTGAATTGTATTTTCCTACCAGGTATTTGGCTTCAAGTGACGAAACACCTTAATTGTTTTGTGCTCTAAAACTGTCAATGTCATGCTTAAAAATTTGACATCTCCAAATTAGTTCAATAACAACGAAGCTAAGCTTTATATAAAAaactaaaaaatttaaaatttatgcATCTTGTGGTAAAGCAAGCGCGTGTTGCAGATGTTAGAGAGGATTGTTAAACTGTTGCATTTATATAAAAATTCTCATTGAAAAAGATTAGTACAAGAATTTCATTTTAACATAATAATGTTATTTATTTGACAGTTATATATGACCTTTATTTcatcaatattttatattcaaatgctttgtattagtttgataatgataatcaaagtttTGATTATTTATCTATGATTGATTCGACTTATTTTTGTTTTCGGCATGTATGTATGTAAACATATATAtagacatcatttatatattttGTTTATTAACATCGTTCTTATTTTTTACATCGATTATTAACGGATATCTTAGTACGTGTCTAAGACATCGGATAGTAAGTAATGTCTTTGTATGTTTAATACATAAGTTATTTAGTTAGAAATGATGTATTATAGAGTCTTTCACATCAGTACAGAACCGATGTCAAAAAGAGAGACTTTTAACTACCACTACGCCATAAACGACCTTATACAACATGATTAAGTGATGTTGCCGTAGAAAATTTTACCATATCATTATGATAATCTACCCTATTATAATATGTTTTTATTATATTAGCATAGGTCTGTTAAAGTGTTGCCAAGCCATAGTATAAACTAAAATAttcattttttattaaaaaacaaTTAAAATTCTGCTGAGTAGTCACAGTGGGTCCCACATGGGGGTTCCCAGTTGCTGACATGACCCCGGTGGGTCCCATCTGTGGGCCACATACTCCCCACGCTGCTGACGTGGCAGCTTTGGTCCCCACATGGGTGACACCACACTGCTGACGTGGCTGGTGGGTCCCGCATGTGTGCCCTACATTGCTAACGTGACAGTATGGTCCCCATATATGGGCCCCACACTGCTGACGTGCCAGTTCTGGGCCCCACACTATTGACGTGCCAGTTGGGGTTCCCACATGGATGAAGTGGTGACTTTGGTCCCCATCTGGTGGGGCTCCACTAATGGTGAAGGGTACACTCTGCTAATGTGGCCACAGGTGGGACACATTTGTGGTGAGGTTGAAGTACTATTGAAGGTTAAATAAAAATTTTGCACAACCTGGTAATTGAACCCGTGACCTCCCACATAGCAATATGAGGTGCAATTCACTACACCACAGATGAAAATGTGTTTTATACCACATTGTTTGAATGTAATCTTATACAAACAATTGATTTTTACTTAAAAGAAAAGACTCCTTAATTGACtcctttaatttttttaaattaaatttcgATGATTCATCCATACAGATGTTAGAAACTATCTActttaggggtgtaccatcatatttaggattatacatatatatatatatatattgtgagataatatagcagtcaaagTAGTCAGAATAAACTAACCCCAAAACTGCGCTATTGTGCCGAATAAAGTatcgatttttttaaaataaacttttGATGATCCctccgtacggatgttaggaacTATCTATTTTAGGTGTGTACCATGAAATTTaggattttatatatttattttgtgagaTATTATAGCAGTCAAAGCACTCAAAATAAACTAACACCTAAACTGCGCTATTGTGGCAAATGAAGTATCGattcttttaaaataaaatttcaatgATCCATCTGTACGGATGTTAGAAACAATATATTTTAGGGGTGTAAcataatttttaggattttgttaggtcacacacactgtagaagggggttgaatacagtgtttactacaatcaaatcgaatataagaactcaagtaatagaaaatagattttattgaACACAATAAAGTCTGGtacaatatggaactatcctctctcagtgatgaactaattatcacgagagctgctagggttacaatgaataataacttcgataatgataacacttatagtgtaaaccctattcctgtgtttatatactacacaattacaagataatgctctaattgatatggaatataagtttacttcctaaaatatatcaactagttatttttcttccaagtattctattcttcatagaattccttcttcatgcatattttttttatgtcttagtctcgatcttctttcctttcaatcaaccgcctgccttatctgaaagtctccttaagtcctgatattatctcctgataaaaatcttctgataacttaagttctgatatcttaagttttttCTTCattataagtgttgatttccagttaagtactgatttgtcatgttaagtaagatctgaaaaataaacacaaatcatattacatatgacatcacaaatatatctaacgaTCTCCctcaacttataaattagcataatatacaattttaacaaatatttgatgatgtcaaaaatattaagtacaaatgcatgagaatttgactagataactacaacttacagtccttttagctttaccatcttaaggtctgataacagcttcagtctgtacacacttcagaattcaagcagttgtagatctttgacttggctttaatttctgatctctttgatgtcaggagttgttctgagatagttcttcaaaagacatctctcaccatattcaagttcattaaccatcctccttttagcatttatcaattcagttgtatcttcaccagtttgaaaaatagctgctctgagatcatttatcttagcttttcatatctcctgatctagtctaatcatatatgccttgtcagactctaaattgaattccacagccttataacccagaaaagtagttataatcttagtagAGTTAGGGTTCATTttaacaatatcacctttgtgatctctatacttgggacaatatgtgctatcagactttacagaataaagcttcttctgtctttgaatttgtgactttaaataacctgcagcactatctgttaatctgtttctcacttgaagtaggaataggacatgttccagttcctcaaaatacttcagtggtatagcattctgcctgatatggtatacccttccatctgtcataaaatataacaagatatgttttTTCAAAAAGGTATGctaaaccatttgtacagattcaagtcgattcaatctttcaggagttgctctaACACCttgttcacttaaggaagttggatcattggtagtgttatgtactatTCTTTCATCAAAACTACCCAATCcatatttatctcttgcttcctttcctgtaacaactcttgcttcaaaaccacttgttacagtcttcaaagattgagtctgtttagctttggtgaatcctggttggagtatctttgaaggtttaacatgagcaatgtcagaggatTCGTTTTCCTTATcatctgatatcaagccaacttgagctataccagaggttgcttgcttctatgtcatatcagaacttattacatcttgactctgaacaacatgagccatgtcagaggttgtttgaaaaatcttcttttgcatcagagtaagactagcatcttcttcatcaacaattatttcttcatccatgactagcatataaacctttacaggttcattaactttttctttgcccttagaccttggatcaatttcaacttgtgatttggct
It contains:
- the LOC141720183 gene encoding protein MRG1-like; this translates as MGRSNSGVSGDSLTNSLYLEGEKVLAFYGGKWYPAKVRKVEYEKQIEAWTYWGHYIGWNKRYDEWILDAQLLKKFSEECSQKHLGKRGRSAMEDPLIMEENKLSIEIPQALKTQLLNDREYVTNSSKLVDIFFKQRCGAGGV